The following coding sequences are from one Salmo trutta chromosome 36, fSalTru1.1, whole genome shotgun sequence window:
- the LOC115175838 gene encoding chromatin target of PRMT1 protein isoform X2 → MSAPSSQKVVLKSTTKQSLNERFTTMLKNKAPTAVSVRATMQQQHMASARNRRLAQQMENRPSVQAALHHKQSLKQRLGKSNIQARLGRPIGALMRVGAGGRGFSIGGMRGMTRGGLRGRGRGGVLRGAMALRGNGLAPGMGQMRGRGGPGRVAHRRGMRQRGGFAGRGGAFGRGAGRGVGARGRGGLRGRGGFAGRGGGRGRGGTRGGRGRGGGPGMTREQLDNQLDAYMSKTKGNLDAELDAYMAQADPEGME, encoded by the exons ATGAGTGCTCCCTCCTCCCAAAAAGTTGTGCTGAAAAGCACCACCAAGCAGTCCCTGAATGAGCG CTTCACTACCATGCTGAAGAACAAGGCGCCGACAGCGGTGAGTGTGCGAGCCACCATGCAGCAGCAACACATGGCCAGCGCCCGGAACCGCCGCCTCGCCCAGCAGATGGAGAACAGACCCTCTGTGCAGGCCGCCCTGCACCACAAGCAG AGCCTGAAGCAACGCCTGGGGAAGAGCAACATCCAGGCCAGGCTGGGCCGGCCCATCGGGGCCTTGATGCGGGTGGGTGCTGGAGGCCGGGGATTTTCCATTGGAGGGATGCGGGGGATGACCAGAGGAGGTCTGCGAGGCCGCGGCAGAGGAGGAGTCCTGAGGGGAGCTATGGCTCTGAGAG GGAATGGCCTTGCCCCAGGCATGGGCCAGATGCGTGGCAGAGGGGGTCCAGGCCGGGTGGCCCACCGTAGGGGGATGCGTCAGAGAGGAGGGTTTGCTGGTCGTGGAGGTGCCTTCGGAAGAGGAGCTGGAAGAGGAGTGGGAGCCAGGG GACGAGGCGGTCTGCGTGGGCGTGGTGGCTTTGCCGGTAGGGGTGGTGGCCGCGGTCGTGGGGGGACAAGAGGAGGCCGGGGCAGGGGAGGTGGCCCAGGGATGACCCGCGAGCAGCTGGACAATCAGCTTGACGCCTACATGTCCAAGACCAAGGGCAACCTGGACGCTGAGCTGGACGCGTACATGGCCCAGGCTGACCCAGAGGGCATGGAGTGA
- the LOC115175838 gene encoding chromatin target of PRMT1 protein isoform X1, producing the protein MVSQPQLERQPFLFQKQRQQQTSSSEVKMSAPSSQKVVLKSTTKQSLNERFTTMLKNKAPTAVSVRATMQQQHMASARNRRLAQQMENRPSVQAALHHKQSLKQRLGKSNIQARLGRPIGALMRVGAGGRGFSIGGMRGMTRGGLRGRGRGGVLRGAMALRGNGLAPGMGQMRGRGGPGRVAHRRGMRQRGGFAGRGGAFGRGAGRGVGARGRGGLRGRGGFAGRGGGRGRGGTRGGRGRGGGPGMTREQLDNQLDAYMSKTKGNLDAELDAYMAQADPEGME; encoded by the exons ATGGTGTCTCAGCCACAGCTAGAGCGGCAGCCATTTCTCTTCCAGAAACAGCGACAACAACAAAC GAGTTCCAGTGAAGTCAAAATGAGTGCTCCCTCCTCCCAAAAAGTTGTGCTGAAAAGCACCACCAAGCAGTCCCTGAATGAGCG CTTCACTACCATGCTGAAGAACAAGGCGCCGACAGCGGTGAGTGTGCGAGCCACCATGCAGCAGCAACACATGGCCAGCGCCCGGAACCGCCGCCTCGCCCAGCAGATGGAGAACAGACCCTCTGTGCAGGCCGCCCTGCACCACAAGCAG AGCCTGAAGCAACGCCTGGGGAAGAGCAACATCCAGGCCAGGCTGGGCCGGCCCATCGGGGCCTTGATGCGGGTGGGTGCTGGAGGCCGGGGATTTTCCATTGGAGGGATGCGGGGGATGACCAGAGGAGGTCTGCGAGGCCGCGGCAGAGGAGGAGTCCTGAGGGGAGCTATGGCTCTGAGAG GGAATGGCCTTGCCCCAGGCATGGGCCAGATGCGTGGCAGAGGGGGTCCAGGCCGGGTGGCCCACCGTAGGGGGATGCGTCAGAGAGGAGGGTTTGCTGGTCGTGGAGGTGCCTTCGGAAGAGGAGCTGGAAGAGGAGTGGGAGCCAGGG GACGAGGCGGTCTGCGTGGGCGTGGTGGCTTTGCCGGTAGGGGTGGTGGCCGCGGTCGTGGGGGGACAAGAGGAGGCCGGGGCAGGGGAGGTGGCCCAGGGATGACCCGCGAGCAGCTGGACAATCAGCTTGACGCCTACATGTCCAAGACCAAGGGCAACCTGGACGCTGAGCTGGACGCGTACATGGCCCAGGCTGACCCAGAGGGCATGGAGTGA
- the LOC115175840 gene encoding SNARE-associated protein Snapin-like — MMTGVGNTAWERKRLKMSEKTPASFSGHTLRKGPGMPSGPTALESQVELREHIDNLATELCRINEHQKVVLDLDPYVKKLLNARRRVVLVNNILQNAQERLRRLNHNVAKETARRKTMLETSGAFTPRSPSKP, encoded by the exons atgatgaccggG GTGGGGAATACAGCCTGGGAGAGGAAGAGGTTGAAGATGTCCGAGAAGACTCCCGCCAGCTTTTCAGGACACACTCTGAGGAAGGGGCCGGGGATGCCATCTGGACCGACGGCTTT GGAAAGCCAGGTGGAACTACGAGAACACATAGACAATCTAGCCACAG AGCTGTGCAGGATTAATGAGCACCAGAAGGTGGTGCTAGACCTGGACCCCTATGTGAAAAAGCTGCTGAATGCGAGACGCAGGGTGGTGCTGGTCAACAACATACTACAGAATGCCCAG gaACGGCTGCGACGGCTCAATCACAACGTCGCCAAGGAGACGGCGCGTCGAAAGACCATGCTGGAGACCTCTGGAGCGTTCACTCCTCGGTCGCCTAGTAAACCATGA